The following proteins are encoded in a genomic region of Sebastes fasciatus isolate fSebFas1 chromosome 14, fSebFas1.pri, whole genome shotgun sequence:
- the LOC141782541 gene encoding uncharacterized protein LOC141782541 — translation MNYTENVETNTTQDELISYLNFTRISIHDNGLYRCNVKGDKYEQISNIINISVSDSYQGVKLLPNTHSDNNKDELPSAAGDEDVPWLSYSIISSITLLVGTLTVLSLLSLYGWKRILNHTKGQEMPAHMIPDLPNPSAPSTLALHDTYTPSTAERPPSQPPLMTTNGNQPAVANTVDGGQRSDRAVYAVVNYRQSGIPAREQHAVTEQNKNTAEYAAINVS, via the exons ATGAATTACACAGAGAATGTAGAAACAAATACAACACAGGATGAACTGATCTCATATTTGAATTTCACACGGATTTCCATTCACGACAACGGCCTGTACAGATGTAACGTAAAAGGAGACAAATATGAGCAGATCAGtaacatcatcaacatctcGGTTTCAG ATTCATACCAGGGGGTGAAACTCTTACCCAACACACACTCTGACAATAATAAAG ATGAGCTACCAAGCGCTGCTGGTGATGAGGATGTGCCCTGGCTGTCCTACTCCATCATCAGTAGCATAACTCTACTGGTTGGCACACTGACAGTGTTATCCCTTCTGAGTTTGTATGGCTGGAAAC GAATACTGAACCACACAAAGGGACAG GAAATGCCCGCTCACATGATACCCGACCTCCCCAATCCGAGTGCTCCTTCCACTCTTGCCCTGCATGACACCTACACTCCAAGTACTGCAGAAAGACCTCCATCACAACCTCCCCTGATGACCACCAATGGGAACCAGCCTGCTGTGGCAAACACAGTagatggaggtcaaaggtcagaccgTGCAGTGTATGCTGTCGTCAACTACCGACAGTCCGGGATACCGGCCAGAGAACAACATGCTGTGactgaacaaaataaaaacactgcagAATATGCTGCCATCAATGTTTCCTGA